Proteins co-encoded in one Rhopalosiphum maidis isolate BTI-1 chromosome 2, ASM367621v3, whole genome shotgun sequence genomic window:
- the LOC113551055 gene encoding cyclin-dependent kinases regulatory subunit translates to MSDKQIYYSDKYYDDKYEYRHVVLPKEMAKSIPKTHLLSEDEWRSIGVQQSKGWVHYMIHEPEPHILLFKRPRTN, encoded by the exons ATGTCCGACAAACAGATCTACTATTCGGATAAATATTACGACGACAAGTACGAATACAG acatgTTGTGTTGCCTAAAGAAATGGCAAAAAGCATACCTAAAACACATTTACTTTCTGAAGACGAATGGAGATCAATTGGAGTACAACAGAGCAAGGGATGGGTACATTATATGATCCATGAACCAG aacctcacattttattattcaaaagacCACGAACCAACTGA